In Larimichthys crocea isolate SSNF chromosome VII, L_crocea_2.0, whole genome shotgun sequence, the genomic stretch caagtgtgtatgtgtgttgttgaggcggcggcggcagcagcagcagagcagcacctCAAACAGAAGAGTCTGGCAGTCTGGCTGTCGCCTGCCCTCTCTGGCTGGTAAACAGGGCAGTCTTTGGAAAATGCTGAGTGTGCACTGTGGTTTTACAGCAACCATGTCAACAAGTACTATTTTAGTGCATTTTAGCCGCCTGGCCTTCCCGAAGTagttagaaaataaatatgaatattgttTTAGCGTTCCAGGGCTATAATAATCTCccgtgtgtatttttgtctcgCGTGCGTTGTGAGAAGGTTTGATAAAGGTTCAGGCTGCATTGAAGCAGAGCGTGCCGTCTGATTGGAGGCTCCCGTGTCTCCGGTGGAAGCAACAGTTGTCACCTGAAAGCATGATATGCATCAAAGTGCCCAGCCAAATATGCAAGGAATTGTACTTCTCACACAGCCTCCACCCTTTTCAGTCCTCTTGAGTGCTTCCCTAACAATGATGTGGAGAGCACACTGATAACCTTACTAGCCTGCAGGGGTTTGTGTGCTGACTGCTGCGTGAAGCTTGTGTTAAAGCTGCGGGGACGACTTGAGGACAAATCTCTCTGAttctaataataacaataatgcttcttttctgtctttgactcACCGTACAGCGAGCACCTGTCTTGCGCGTTCACCTTCTTCGTACACGGCGACAGCAACGTATGCACGAGCGTGGAGATCGCTCAGCATCAGCCCCTCCAGCGACTCGGCGAGGAGCACCTCAGCCTCGCTCAGCAGAGCTCCAGCCCCTTGCAAGGTAAGAGCACACCAGCCGTgcataacataaaacattttccttttttcggGTTTATCAGTTATACTACATGAGTTTTGTGACTCCTCTCTGCCCTCCAGTCATTCTGAGCCCGTACGGCTTAAATGGGACCCTCACCGGTCAGGCTTTTAAGATGTCAGACCACACTACTCAGAAGCTCATAGAGGAGTGGAGGCAGTTTTATCCCATCAGCCCCAATCCCAAGGAGGTCCAGGAAGACAAGATGGAGGATTCAGACTGGGAGGACGACTCCCTGGCAGCTGTGGAGGTCCTTGTCGGTAAGACATCTTAAATATTGAaagtttttaattcaaatgtaaacCAATCATTTCTGGAGGTCGAAATGAATAATTGTGGTCGTTTGGTTGCAGCGGGAGTGAGGATGGTTTACCCTTCCTGCCTGGTGCTTCTCCCCCTGTCGGACCTCCCTGCTGTGGTCCCTCAGGGCTCAGCCAACACCTCAGGAAGCCTGTGTGGTGCTCAGCAGGGCCAGGCTGCTCACAGAGATCCTGCCATGTCCTCTGTCACTCTGACTCCTCCAACGTCACCAGAGGAGGCTCAGACTGGTGAGACATCGACCAGAATTCAACGCATTTATCAGCTTGAGTTTCCACATGCGAACAGTAttgaactttcttttctttttttccttataGATTATCAGCCTGCCCAGAGATGGCTCAAGTTGTCCTCTGCGTCCGATGGCTACAGCTCTAACAACACTCTTCATGGGGGTAAAATCCCTCGCAGGCTGGCCAGCCAGATGGTGGAGTCAGTGTGGCAGGAGTATAACATAAATCGTACAGGGCACAAGTATGTTTATTGTCATCTCTTCCGCAAAACTAGCAACACCAAATGTTAGACATGCCTCCATGTTGACTGATTAAATGTCAATCTGCCTTTTTAATAGGAGGAAGTTTACAACTTTGACCAATGGGACCTGTGAGGAAGCGTCGGACAAGACCGGACTTTGGGATTTTGTGGAGCCCACTCACAGACCACATTGCAACTGCTCAAGGTTTGTTGAATGTTATAAATTCACAAGGGACTCAAGAGTTTTTAATTCAAAGAAAGTATCTTGTAAGGATTATTTGTTGTTTCCACGCAGGCATAAGAATCAGAAACAGCGATCCAGCAGCACCTCAGGACCTTCATCAGGCCAGCCTCCCCAGTCGGCCCCCAAGCACAAGCTGGGCGAGAAGCTGGAAAAGGgggagaagcagcagaagaggCCGCAGACGCCTTTTCACCACCGCAACTCTGTGAGCGAGGAGCAGTCCCTGGAACCGCAGACCCAGAGGCTTTGTCTAAGATCGCAGGAGGAGGGCTCGTATCCCAGCCTGCACCACGTGGACACGGTGCCATCCAAAGCCCCCACGCTGCACACGCACGGCCCCCCGGCAGACCTCGTCGGATCcccgcctccccctcctctcagCCCGCACCCCTGCGACCACGTGGAGGGCGACATGACTCCAGGTGGCATGAAGAGCACGTCCACGCCCATTCACCAACCGTTCTACCCGCCGTCAGTGGAGCCCTGCCTGCTGCCACAGAAGGGCTCATCCGAGGAGCCCCAGCTGGAGAACATGCCTATGCCTCTGCCCTTCCCCCCAGCCTACAGCGAAACCTTGGAACCCACCGTGTTTGTGGGCTCGGCCATCAACCCCAATGAAGACTCCACCCACAACCCATGGAAGTATTTCAACCTGCCCAGGAAGAAGGCCTCCAACTTCGGGACACCACAGCTACCTGTGGATAAAATCCGAGATGACTCTGGGGGAGGCGGAGGAACAGAAAGCGTAGTATCCGTCACCGAGTACGTGTTTAATTATTCATCCTCGGctgcattaaaacaacatgtagctgttttatttaaacGACATGCCCGCATCTGTCTTAACATCCCTTTCTCCTCAGGTTGATGTCGGGCTCCGCACAGCCCTTAAAGGTGTCGCAGGAGCTGGTCAAGACCTACGCCCAGCGGAGAAACAGCCATCTCACCTCCGCCACAGGAGACGGAGAACACAGCGAGGAGCCAGACCCTTATGCCTTCGTGGAGGGAGACGAGGAGTTCAGCTTCACCGAGAAGAAGGACAAGCCCGGAGCTGAGAGAGAGGGCCACAAGAAAAAGGTGGGCTACTGAGTCACAACAACCTCCAACCatatttctgactttttttttttgtttatttcctctAAGAGCCTTTTTGCTACAGTGAGTGTCATTTAGGGCTCGGTGTTGAAGTTATAGGCTGTGACCAACATGTGCTTGAGTCACAGAGTGTCAAATACTGTCAGGTACAAAATGACTTGTTGAGTCTTGTTGCCTCACTCAGGAttatatgtaattaaaaaaagtttttctttagCTACAATCCTggtgatgttgtttgtttgtagacAGCATTTAACATTTGTGAAGTTTGGCTTCTTTTGTTCAATTTATTTGAGTTTATTCCTCAAATGTTTGAGGTATTGAGGGAAAGAAATATCCATTATTTGAATAAAGGCACTGAAACATTCAGCTGTGCCAGTACTCGAGTACATTTCTAGGAGGTAAAACACCACAAATTCCACATTTGGATTTAGTTCATCACAGATGAAGCAGcaaataaacttgtttttatggttttcaCTCGATGGTGCCCAGAGTGGAGATTTCTGGTATGGTGGCCCATCCAACAGTGCTATGAGTGgcaaaaaaaactccacaggttGCCGTTAACATTGTTTTGATTCTCAGTTTAAAACCCGAGTTTGACATGCAGGTATAAATGTCAGCAGTTTCCCTGTTACCAACTTTCCATTGAATTCTGTCATTATCTTCCTACTCAGGGTGAAGAAGGATCTGGAGCCTCAGCAGACGGTAAGAACACTTTGTCCGCTTGGCCCTCTTaggtttaacatttaaattaaacatttggaGTTTGGTGTCTGATTTTTAAAGTCTCCTCTCCGATGTGTTTTGCGGCGCAGATGGTCAAGGTCCGTCCGGTAATAAACCTTCAGCCTCGACCAGCCTCATCCACGAGAACGACTTGGCTGTGTCCTTCAGCGACCTGGATAAAATCTTCAACTCGGACGAGGATGAGCTAGCGGTAAGTGCATCAGTCTGGTGAATGAAGTTGTTGGCGCGCAAGTTTTACTCCTTACACTGTGACTGAAGTTATTCATATTGACTGTATACTTTGGCTTGTTTCTGTCCATACAGCCTGGATCCAAAAGAGCTGGAGTCGGTACAGAGGACAAATTTGGCTGTAAAGAAACTAAAGCAGCCACGTTGGACCCCCTGTCTTGTATAAGTAAGGAGACAAAGCATCAGATCATTGTGCATCCCGACGTTTGTACACCCCGACGTTTGTACACATGTTGTTTCAAGAGAAGGAATAATGTGTCGTTTCTCCAGGCTCAGCAGATCTGCACAAGATGTTTCCCACCCCGCCTTCCCTGGAGCAGCAGGGATACTCTCCTATGAACTCTGGCAGCAAGGATAGCCTGGAAGCAGGGGCGGGCCTGTTAGACGGCAGCCAGCTCAACAACCACTTcaagatggaggtggaggagggattCTGCAGCCCAAAGCCATCTGAAATAAAGGTATGTGTCGCACACCTGCCAAGGGTGGAGCAATTCAAAAATATAGCTACATTTCGTGTTGTTCAACATTTCCACATTTGCCTCCAGGACTTCTCGTTCGTGTACAAGCCGGAGACAAGTCAGTTGTTCATTGGCTGTTCCATGTACGCCCCCCTGAAGACACTACCCAGCCAGTGTCTGTTGCCTATCAAACTGCCAGAAGACTGTGTGTACACGCCCAGCTGGACCATGGGCAAAATGGAACTGATACCCCCAGTAACGAATGTCAATCTCCTCACCAAAGACAGGTCAGTGCTGTTCTTTCATTGTGACAATGAAGATGCTTGTGGAACCACAATATGAAATTGATTTTAATCCCtgtgttgtttctctgtcaCAGTAACGTCCCCAGTGTGGAGCCAGACTACACTCAGACCTACACCCCGCAGACCCACACACCCTTCATGTCCAGCAGCGCCCCTCCCAGCAACAGCGGCACGGGCATCCTGCCCTCCCCAGCCACGCCGCGGTTCTCCGTGCCCACGCCTCGCACGCCGCGCACTCCACGTACGCCCCGCGGCCCGTCAAGCGTCCAAGGCTCGCTCAAGTACGACAACTCTGACCTTTACTCGCCCGCCTCCACTCCTTCCACCTGTCGACCACTCAGCTCCGTCGAGCCAGCCACCGTGCCCTCCATCCCCGAGGCTCACAGCCTCTATGTCACCCTCATACTCTCCGAGTCGGTCATGAACCTCTTCAAGGACTGCAACTTTGACAGTTGTTGCGTGTGCGTCTGCAACATGAACATCAGAGGAGCGGACGTAGGCGTGTACCTCAAGGACAACGGCGAGGCCCAGTACCCCTGCACTTGCGGCTTCAGCGCTGTCGCCAACCGACGCTTCGGCCAATTGGCCGGGCTGTTCCTGGAGGATGAACTGGACGTGGTGGGACGGGGCTCGGACTCTAGTCGGGACACAGAACGGTGTTTCGAGGAGCTGCGAGCCTCCACGGTGCACAAAGCCGGCAGCCTGATGGAGAAACCTCCAGATGAGCTaatcctgctgctgcaggaccAGTGCACCAACCCTTTTGCCCCGATGGCCGGCGTGGAGTACCCCAAGGCGAGCTCAGCCGCCCCCAGTTCATTTCTGAGAGTGGAAGAGCGAGACTGTTACAATGACTGCTATATGGCGCTGGAGCACGGCAGGCAGTTCATGGACAATATGTCAGGAGGCAAAGTAGATGAAACACTAGTGAAAAGCACCTGTCTTCATCAGTGGccaaaatgcaaatgtatgtTATTTCCTCTTACACCAAGCttattgttcctttttttgtgtgttattcCTGCCCTTAAACGTAGTTAAGTTAAgacttctttctctttgttgttcctcttgcagcagcagacatgagCAAGCTATTCTCTCAGGACGTTTTGCGGGTGTTGTTGTCCCTCCAGCCTGTGCTGCAGGACACAAttcagaagaagagaagtgtgCGCTCTTGGGGTGTTCAGGGGCCGCTCACCTGGCAGCAGTTCCACAAAATGGCCGGGAGGGGATCGTATGGTATGTGAAAATCAGCCTTACCTCCtaacaaatgtaacaaattCAGAGATCTATCAAAGAAAATAGTTGTCAACGACTTGGCTCTTTGCTCTACAGGTACAGATGAGTCTCCTGAGCCTCTGCCCATCCCCACCTTTCTGGTCGGTTACGAGTACGACTTTGTGGTGCTGTCTCCTTTCGGGTTGCCCTACTGGGAGAAGCTTCTCCTGGATCCTTTCGGTTCCCAGAGAGATGTGGGATACGTTGTCATCTGCCCAGAAAATGAGGCTCTGCTCGTCAGAGCCAAGACCTTCTTCAAAGATCTGAGCGCTATGTATGAGGTAACGCACCTGGCTGAATGAAACTCATGCTTCTTGTCCCGACATgcccgcaaaaaaaaaaatggtttcatGCTGATTCACACTGTTTGATTTTCTCACCCACTCTCTTGTTCTTGACAGGCATGCCAGCTCGGGCAACACAGGCCCATCTGTAAGAGTCACCCAGAGGGCGTATTGAAGGTCGGCACCACAGAAGGAAGGAGCATGACAGAGCAGCCCCTTAGTGACTGGTTCCTTAAGATGGCTGCCAGAGACGGAAACAATGAAGCCTTTAATAAGCTCAAACTCTTTGCTCAAGTGTGCCGATACGATCTAGGTAACGTCCTTACTCTTTGATTTCAAACTCAGACACTGGTCACAAGATCTGTGAAAATGACAACTgatctttttcttctcagctcCGTACCTGTCAGAGCAGTCTTTGGATAGCTCGCTGTTGTCCCAGCGCAGCCCGGTTGtggcctcttcctcctcctcccagacctccagctcttccagCACCTCCTCAGGACCCCAGAGCATTAACACTACCAGCTCCAGCACCAGCTCAGCCCAGCCTGCCCAGGTCAACAGcacccctccctcttcctcctcaggcGCCCAGACTATCGGGGGAATGGCCTCAGCCAAGCCAAGCTCCTACTCGCCGTTTGGGACAGCAGGCTTGCAGGGCAGCATGTCTCAGAATGGACCCCAGTCAAACCCACAGGGTGCCGGGGGGCTGGCAGAAAACGGACCTTCTGCCAACCAGCCTCAGGGGCCCACGGAGCCGCCAGAGAGGTAGGTTGCCACTATGAGAGTCGATTAATCATCCAGATGGAGagatgattattttttgttttgttttaccgCTCTGCCAAGcatgttcagtttttaataCTTCTTACCGACGAAGCCAATTGCTCTCTGCTGCAAGAgagaaatgtgctttataaatatgTTATGAAGCTTCATCATCTCAGTAAACACATAACCGTTAGTTATATTGTAATACGATAGTCAGACTAAGGCTATCCAGAGCTGGCGTGCATGTACTCATATAATGGACTCTCACAACGGTGTACAGTTTTGAGTTGTGACAGAGACTCGTGAGCTGTTTGGCAGAGAGCGAGCTGTCATCCAGTGTTGAACGTGTAAATACAGTACATGACGTAGCAGAGCACAACCAGTCGGAGTGACGAATGAGTTGTGACGGTGCCGCGAGAGCGCGAGCGAACGGAAAGGATGCAACCGATGACGATGAAACCCCTTTTTCAAAACAGAACAGTTGGTAGTGTTCAAAGATAGCAGTTTCACtgacttcatttttttaagtttctcactttttttacattaaaatgacgTCGCTGAGACCAAATCAGGTGTGAAAATGCTGGTTTCCCGCTCATTTGAAAAAGGGAAGTTTACACTGTGTCGGCGGGGGCTGCAGGGTATGCTGAAAAAGAATGAAACGCATCAACAGTCAGACCTCTGAGACTCCTCCAGTCAACCTGAAATTCACTGAAACCGGGCGCTATCCAGCTGGTGTTCATGGACTGAACTACGATACTGCTTTATTTTGCATACCTGGCTTCaacatctgtgtctggcttgccGTGTATGCCGCAAAATAGCGACGCCAAGAAGcttcttttgtttcatgtttgtttagaGCGAGGCAGTTGAGGATTGTGATTGAGGCAGAGGAAAAGTGTTGTTTCCTCTGCATCCAATCGCGGCAGTGCCTGACTttcctctgtgatttatttctttgtgactGGCACAAAAATGACGgtgtgattttgtttgtgtgctctgACTCGTCTCATATTCTGCCTTTTTTGTCAACAGCACaatggagagagacaaagttgGGAAGCCAACGGACGGAGAGTCCCACGCCGTGTCTTACCCGCCTGCCATCGTGGTGTACATCGTCGACCCCTTCAGCTACGAGGACGCAGACAGAGAGGTCCACTCCAGCACCTACACCCTGGGCCTGCTGCGCTGCTACATGGAGATGCTTCAGTTCCTCCCTGCTCGCATCAGAAACGCCGTCTCAGTGCAGGTACGGACCACCACGTATAATATGGTCGACAAGTCTGTCACAATATTTCTAGATGGACAAGTTCACACGGTTAGTTGTCTCTGTGCGGACGAGCTTTGATTGACGTCATCTTTATCAGTTTAGCTACAACAGAGCAGGTTACCAGCAGACACAAAGGGAGGCGAGAAGGAGCAAGGGACTCATTAGCAAACACTAATAGACGTGATAACTTTCACACCTGTGATACAGTGACACAAGATTGCATCAACATGCCAGAGGGAATATTGAAGCACTGGAGGTGTGAATGTGCTAATGGTTTCAGCAGCTTTAACGTCCTCTTACTTCatttgttactgtgtgtttcctttttttcatattaattagagtaaaatacatatttgattttgatttcaCCTTCACCAGCAAGAGATAAATACCTTTTTAATCACAACATGcgtgcttcattttgtgtggACGTGATCCTCGTTTTGATTTTTGCTGAGGTCTCTAAGGACTCATTGTTCCCCTCATTCTCTCCACGAAATAAACACCCAAACATCTCTCTACACGATCTGTCCTTTCTGTTGCtgctaaaaggaaaaaaagtgttcatttttaattaggCCAGACACATActgagacagacaaatgcatcaCAGCTTGGAACCTGAAGCTGGGAATGTTTTCCACTTCATACAAAGATCAGAAAATCCACGACTACATGTTGGTTGTTTTAGAGCAGACGATCTCAACCTGTGTCTAAAGCACCGTTGTTATTTTGTCGTCTTCAGATCGTTCCCTGCCAGTATCTGCTGCAGCCGGTGCACAGTGGGGAGCGCCACGTCTACGGCCAGCACCTCAAGTCGCTGGCTTTCTCCGTGTTTACTCAGTGTCGTCGGCCCCTGCCCAACTCCACCAACTTCAAGGCTCTGACAGGCTTCGGCCCCGGTCTCGCCATCGACATGGCGCTCAAGAACCCGGAGGTAACTGCCTGTAATGCTGGGTGTATATCCGAAACTGGTGTGGCTTCTGATAACAGGAAGTGGACCTTCAGTCTCTTCTGTTGTTTCACTTGTAAACTAACAAGTCTTCCCTCTGTGCAGAGGCCCGAGTGTCTGCGTCTCTACACGCCGCCATTCATTCTGGCTCCCATCAAAGACAAGCAGACGGAGCTCGGGGAGACGTTCGGCGAGGCCTCGCAGAAGTACAACGTCCTGTTTGTCGGCTACTGTCTGTCCCATGACCAGCGCTGGCTGCTGGCCTCCTGCACCGACCAACACGGAGAACTGCTGGAGACCTGCATCATAAGTATCGACGTGCCCAACAGGTATGACGCACTCATGTACAGAAACCGTCTCACAGGATCGCTGCTTGAGTTGTTGGTCTGTACTTAAAGTCCGTGTGCGTCGTGTCTTGTTACAGGGCTCGCAGGAAAAAAGGCTCAGCCAGGCGAGTGGGTTTGCAGAAGCTGTGGGAGTGGTGTCTCGGCCTGGTGCAGGTGACATCGCTGCCGTGGAGGGTCGTCATTGGCCGGCTTGGTAGAATGGGACACGGAGAGCtgagaggtacacacacacacacacacacacacacacacacacacacacccctgcagCGTTTGAAGAAGTTACTCACACTCACAACACTAATGTGTTCGTGTCTTGTTGCAGACTGGAGTATTCTGCTGAGCAGGAGGAACTTGCAGTCTCTCAGCAAGCGTCTGAAGGAGACGTGTAGGATGTGCGGCATCTCCGCTGCTGACACTCCCAGCATCCTTAGCGCCTGTCTGGTTGCCATGGAGCCCCAGGGTTCTTTTGTAATCATGCCAGGTAAAGTATCAGTTTTGTAACAGAGAGtcctgttgagttttttttaaagctgttctTGAGCTGACTGCTCATCCGACGATCTCTCCTCTGCAGATTCTGTGTCAACGGGCTCAGTGTTTGGTCGCAGCACCACCCTCAACATGCAAACATCGCAGCTGAGCACACCTCAGGACACGTCCTGCACACACATCCTGGTGTTCCCCACCTCAGCCATGGTGCAGGTCAACACTAACACTACAGAGCCCATCGACATCAACTTCAATCCCATAAATCCCGGTATGTCGCGGAGCTGGCTTGAAACGTACAACTTGTTGAGAGCGATGCCGACTCGTGACATCCGAACGCTGAGCTCTGcgcttgtgtttttctctctgcagatggATCTGATGGAATGGGCATCTTTGACCTGTTTGACAACGACATGGTGGATCCAGACCTCATTAACATCCTGCCCAACTCTCCCACAACCTCCCCCGTTCACTCTCCTGGCTCCCACTACCACCAGGGGGGAGATGGAAGCAAGGTCTGTCACCGTTTAATAATTAAACGAACGAATTAAAAGTcaatttttaaatgtcagaccATGAAGATTATTCACCTGCATGCCTGCTGAGGCACGATTTGTCacatcaattttatttttaccctCAAATTAGAGGATGTAAATTTTAATATCAAATGAAACTAcagatttgaaatattgtattAATAGTCACACTTAAATGTGCTCCTGGGTAAACAACCTTACAGTGACTCGCACAGTTTTTGTTCTGAGTTCCAGTAATACCGTTAAAAACAGGAACTGATAGAAGAATTCatgtcatacatacataaacaggATGTAGGTAACAATGGTTGTAAGGACAATTAAATCCAAAAGTCTTGCTCTGTTCATTCATTTCGTCGATGCTGTCTTGCAGGGTCAGAGTGCAGACCGCATGGAGTCCCACGAGGAGGCTCTGAACATCCTGCAGCAGCCGATGGCTCTGGGCTACTTTGTCTCCACAGCCAAGGCTGGACCACTGCCCGACTGGTTCTGGTCGGCCTGCCCTCAAGCCCAGAACCAGTGCCCACTCTTTCTCAAGGTACTTTGAGCATGTCGGGAGGCTGCAGCTAACGCTTATCCTCATCGTAGATTCTTTCTTTGAATCGGTCATAGGCTGATGATTATTTAGATGTCGTCGCTTTCAGGTCTGCATCTCTGTCCTCAGATAATTCTAAATCCATCTTTTCTCTTCCCAGGCCTCTCTTCACCTGCACGTGTCTTCTGTCCAATCAGACGAGCTTCTCCACAGTAAGCACTCCCACCCTCTGGACTCTAACCACACCTCTGATGTGCTCAGGTAAGCCGCACAGATCACAAGCGTCTGCACACttgaagactttaaaaaaaaaataaggacGTGTGTTAACACTGTCTGTGTCCACGTGATAGATTCGTTCTGGAGCAATACAACGCCCTCTCCTGGCTGACGTGCGACCCTGCCACCCAGGACCGACGCTCCTGTCTGCCCGTTCACTTTGTGGTGCTCACCCAGATGTACAACTTCATCATGAACATGCTCTGAACTCCAAACAGGATCAAAACTGCTGAGATCTGATTGGACGGATCGCTCAGTCGAATCGTGGATTTCGCCCGCCCCTCAAAAGGACCTCACACTCCCATCAGGGCAAACGTAGAGGAAGCATCCCTCCTCCtaatcttcctcctcttctttcctggTGTATCTCacacaacactgactgactggaagtttccaatcaatcaaccaaccaatcaatcaatcagatgCCAAGAATCCATTTTAGCATTTTGGAAGATCAAGGGACGTTTCATAAAGGAGAataaattgtctttttaatgaCTGTAGATTGCAATCTATGAAATTTTATCATAATGAAATGCCTgcatatattatttattgtaagtTTTTAAATGTGGAATTTTTAATGCTTAATATCTTTTATATATTACAAATCCTGGAGGGTGTGTACATCTCACTGTAAAGG encodes the following:
- the LOC104933844 gene encoding mediator of RNA polymerase II transcription subunit 13-like → MSSCFVPNGASLEDCHSNLFCLADLTGIKWRRFVWQGPTSSPILFPVTEEDPILCSFSRCLAADVLSVWRRHHSPGRRELWLFWWGDDPSFAELIHNELSSEEDGEWESGLSYECRTLLFKAIHNLLERCLMNRGFVRIGKWFVKPYQKEEKTINKSEHLSCAFTFFVHGDSNVCTSVEIAQHQPLQRLGEEHLSLAQQSSSPLQVILSPYGLNGTLTGQAFKMSDHTTQKLIEEWRQFYPISPNPKEVQEDKMEDSDWEDDSLAAVEVLVAGVRMVYPSCLVLLPLSDLPAVVPQGSANTSGSLCGAQQGQAAHRDPAMSSVTLTPPTSPEEAQTDYQPAQRWLKLSSASDGYSSNNTLHGGKIPRRLASQMVESVWQEYNINRTGHKRKFTTLTNGTCEEASDKTGLWDFVEPTHRPHCNCSRHKNQKQRSSSTSGPSSGQPPQSAPKHKLGEKLEKGEKQQKRPQTPFHHRNSVSEEQSLEPQTQRLCLRSQEEGSYPSLHHVDTVPSKAPTLHTHGPPADLVGSPPPPPLSPHPCDHVEGDMTPGGMKSTSTPIHQPFYPPSVEPCLLPQKGSSEEPQLENMPMPLPFPPAYSETLEPTVFVGSAINPNEDSTHNPWKYFNLPRKKASNFGTPQLPVDKIRDDSGGGGGTESVVSVTELMSGSAQPLKVSQELVKTYAQRRNSHLTSATGDGEHSEEPDPYAFVEGDEEFSFTEKKDKPGAEREGHKKKGEEGSGASADDGQGPSGNKPSASTSLIHENDLAVSFSDLDKIFNSDEDELAPGSKRAGVGTEDKFGCKETKAATLDPLSCISSADLHKMFPTPPSLEQQGYSPMNSGSKDSLEAGAGLLDGSQLNNHFKMEVEEGFCSPKPSEIKDFSFVYKPETSQLFIGCSMYAPLKTLPSQCLLPIKLPEDCVYTPSWTMGKMELIPPVTNVNLLTKDSNVPSVEPDYTQTYTPQTHTPFMSSSAPPSNSGTGILPSPATPRFSVPTPRTPRTPRTPRGPSSVQGSLKYDNSDLYSPASTPSTCRPLSSVEPATVPSIPEAHSLYVTLILSESVMNLFKDCNFDSCCVCVCNMNIRGADVGVYLKDNGEAQYPCTCGFSAVANRRFGQLAGLFLEDELDVVGRGSDSSRDTERCFEELRASTVHKAGSLMEKPPDELILLLQDQCTNPFAPMAGVEYPKASSAAPSSFLRVEERDCYNDCYMALEHGRQFMDNMSGGKVDETLVKSTCLHQWPKCKSADMSKLFSQDVLRVLLSLQPVLQDTIQKKRSVRSWGVQGPLTWQQFHKMAGRGSYGTDESPEPLPIPTFLVGYEYDFVVLSPFGLPYWEKLLLDPFGSQRDVGYVVICPENEALLVRAKTFFKDLSAMYEACQLGQHRPICKSHPEGVLKVGTTEGRSMTEQPLSDWFLKMAARDGNNEAFNKLKLFAQVCRYDLAPYLSEQSLDSSLLSQRSPVVASSSSSQTSSSSSTSSGPQSINTTSSSTSSAQPAQVNSTPPSSSSGAQTIGGMASAKPSSYSPFGTAGLQGSMSQNGPQSNPQGAGGLAENGPSANQPQGPTEPPESTMERDKVGKPTDGESHAVSYPPAIVVYIVDPFSYEDADREVHSSTYTLGLLRCYMEMLQFLPARIRNAVSVQIVPCQYLLQPVHSGERHVYGQHLKSLAFSVFTQCRRPLPNSTNFKALTGFGPGLAIDMALKNPERPECLRLYTPPFILAPIKDKQTELGETFGEASQKYNVLFVGYCLSHDQRWLLASCTDQHGELLETCIISIDVPNRARRKKGSARRVGLQKLWEWCLGLVQVTSLPWRVVIGRLGRMGHGELRDWSILLSRRNLQSLSKRLKETCRMCGISAADTPSILSACLVAMEPQGSFVIMPDSVSTGSVFGRSTTLNMQTSQLSTPQDTSCTHILVFPTSAMVQVNTNTTEPIDINFNPINPDGSDGMGIFDLFDNDMVDPDLINILPNSPTTSPVHSPGSHYHQGGDGSKGQSADRMESHEEALNILQQPMALGYFVSTAKAGPLPDWFWSACPQAQNQCPLFLKASLHLHVSSVQSDELLHSKHSHPLDSNHTSDVLRFVLEQYNALSWLTCDPATQDRRSCLPVHFVVLTQMYNFIMNML